Genomic window (Branchiostoma lanceolatum isolate klBraLanc5 chromosome 13, klBraLanc5.hap2, whole genome shotgun sequence):
AATCACGTAACTGACTGCATCTGTGACCTTCTAACAAAGGGCCACGACGTATAAAGAACATCGTCCCTGTCAGCGATGCAAACGGACACATTATAGGTCTGGGCATGTCGGACACTTATGTGAAGAAACATTTGCTGTACTTCTTAACACCCAGGTAAGTTTCCCTAGCTATCCTAACAGGATGTTGTGGACATTTATAAGTAACATGCTATGGAGCTGTTTTTAATGCCACACTTTAAGGCCTGAACACTATCCTTGTTTTCTCTGACCTCCCATTTCTTTGTGCCTATGCTATCCTCGTCCCAATTCCTTCCTTAATGTCCCATCGTCCACCCGTCTTTGTATATCCTAGCGCTGTATAAAGTTAGGTCTCACGACATTGCCACTTAATGTTTTGCTCATGGCAGCTCAAAAAGATTGTCATAGGACGTcaaaaataatatttctctGACAGTTTCTGACTGCGACACAAGCAACAAAGCACGTTCACTTGGATGGTACAGTAATCACAACAGGTATAACACCTGTGGGCATGCAAGACAATAGGCAGTGTGAACTGACACGTAAAATCAAATCCACCTTGTTCAACCACTGCAGTAGTAAAAAAAACAGTGTAAGACGGACTCCTGGCAATCATATCTGAAGTTTTCATACTGAAAAACCAAAGCTGCCAGAATCGAGACGGGTGAGCCCATTGCAGTCCCTGTAAGGGGTGTCCTAAGGTGATTTCCTCCTCCACCAAGGTTATGCACCAGTTGGTACGGCCATACAAGCCCAGGCAAGACCATTCCAGTTCTGTGAGTGGTATGCTTTGTTGAGCCCCACCCCCTAGTTTATGCACCCGTTGGTGCAGTAACACAAGGTAAGGCGagactattagtattacagtcCTGTAGGGGGTGTGCTTGAGTTCCCCCCACCCTCTAGGTTATGTACCGGTCAGTATACCCATTAAGCTCAGGCGAGACTATTACAGTCCTGTGAGGGGTGTGCTCGGTTAAGTCCCACAGCCTATGCATTTGTCGGAACAGTTATACAAGCCAGGGCGAGACCATTACGTCCACTATGATGGGTGTTTTCGTGAGTAGGATACAAACTTTCAGACTCATGGCTACAGTCGTTGCCTTTACTGCTGTTACGTGGCCACATGATAGAGCATTGAATGACAGCAACTTTAGATACATTTTGAACACCTTTTGCGTTTAAGCTAATATGTCAGTATAAATCTCTAGAAAATTAGCCCCTAATTTGCAATACAAAGTGCTCGGCCCCTAATACGACGCAATGCAACACATTACCAACCTCCTTCTATAGTAAAGTTTAGTTCTTCAGTAAAATAACATCGACGTCGTTATACTTCAGGTACATGCTATAACTGTTAGAAACCTCACAGGCATGTGAATTATCTAAGGGTCGGTCCACACTTGTACGTACGTTTGTCCAAGTCAGCATCAGAATTTGTTGCGTGTTGGTGGGTAAAGTTATTTTTTGGTGGATAAAGTTTGcagagaagttgttttctacattgacccaccgttgtgcagcctaacTATCAAACTGAATAGATCACTTCTTAGGTCGCAAACTTTactttaagaagaagaagaaactgatacggacttgaatatacgcacaagtatgaacGCTCCCTAACGCACACggcttttaaatttgtttttttttctaatctttgTATAACACTATTCCTTATTAAGCCCTCAGTATTTTACTCTCATCGATGGGTGAACATCGTGCGACAAGATGAAGAAGACCACACTTCTCGTTCTAGCCGTGGTGTTTACAGGCTACCTGTTCATCGGAGGAGGAGTTTTTCACGTCTTGGAGTTTCCACATGAGGAGAAGATTCGAGAGAAAACATTCAAGATTCATCAACAGCAAGACGAACTCTACGAGCGGTTGTTTGACCATGACTTCTTTGGCAATCGCACTAGACACGCAACAGACAACCCGGACCATCTTCTGAGACAAGACGTGGTTACCGTGTTGGTAAAAAGAGTGAAAGAGTACTTGGACGAAACCTACAGAAACTTGACGTGGGAAACTCACGAACAGTCTGGCAACACGACCAACATGACACAATCTATGATCAGACTTGAGCACGTCCCCACAATGGTTCTGTCCCAACACCAACTAGAGGACATCATACACACGGTTTGGGAAGCTTCAAAAAGCGGACTACACCCCTTCAGTAGTGACGAGGCAGACAGCTCGCCACCGCACTGGGACTTCCTCCCGTCCGTAACCTTCTCAATGACGGTGGTCACGACCATCGGGTACGGCGTGCACCCACCTCGGACTACAGGAGGCCGTGTTTTCGTCATTTTCTACGCGCTGCTGGGGATCCCTCTCACGGCGGCGTTTCTGAGCGGGCTAGCCGGTGTCATGGGTAACATGGTCCGGAGGGTCACCAACGCTATCCAGAAATGTCACAAGAAGTGCCCGCCTGCCAGGGCCTCGTACCTAGCGTGGGCGTTATGTCTGTTCGTGGGGATAGGGGTGTTCTTTGTTCTGCCGGCTTTGGTGGTGCATCACGTTGAAAATTGGAGTTTCGTGGATTCCGTCTACTTCATGTTCGTGTCGCTGAGCACCATCGGGTTCGGCGACTTCGTGGCCGGCATCGAGAAGAAGAAATACTGGGAGGGCTACAGGATTCTCATGAAGGTGATCATATGATCTTtgtttgtaatctccaagcagatccattGGTGGCAACGACAGTATCTGTCAAAAGCTAGCAGTCCTAGTAGCCATTGAGATCTGAAAGCGCTCAAACGGGGAGGagcattttcctttaaaaaatggtGACATTGCCCCTCCTCTTTCGCATTACTGTTGATAAGACAATAAGGAGAGGAGCAATGTCaagatttttaaaacaaattctcATTCATGTTTGAGTGCTTGCAGATCACTAATAATTGGCCAGTGATGCTGCTTTTGCCAGTTAGATACTGTCATTGCATCcgt
Coding sequences:
- the LOC136447614 gene encoding potassium channel subfamily K member 2-like, whose protein sequence is MKKTTLLVLAVVFTGYLFIGGGVFHVLEFPHEEKIREKTFKIHQQQDELYERLFDHDFFGNRTRHATDNPDHLLRQDVVTVLVKRVKEYLDETYRNLTWETHEQSGNTTNMTQSMIRLEHVPTMVLSQHQLEDIIHTVWEASKSGLHPFSSDEADSSPPHWDFLPSVTFSMTVVTTIGYGVHPPRTTGGRVFVIFYALLGIPLTAAFLSGLAGVMGNMVRRVTNAIQKCHKKCPPARASYLAWALCLFVGIGVFFVLPALVVHHVENWSFVDSVYFMFVSLSTIGFGDFVAGIEKKKYWEGYRILMKVWIVVGLAFLATIFDIISQAIKKVEDKIEEETAAEEDTSEGEKTGDDNLGRDVGDTEKQSDGNSKDQNLQTKEEAIEGTVTPLARHRQGSTRRPRVPLIMIVDNPATGRQARQHVWQM